From one Henriciella marina DSM 19595 genomic stretch:
- the xth gene encoding exodeoxyribonuclease III: protein MKIATWNVNSIKARMATVIEVLKAIDADVVCLQEIKCETDNFPYLEIEELGYNCAVHGQKSYNGVALLSRYPLEDVITGLPGNENDDQARYIEALILADRPVRVGGLYLPNGNPAPGDKYDYKLNWMKHLKAHAEAQLKLEESFVLAGDYNVIPRDEDCWDIAVWRDDALALQNTRDAFRELKWLGLTEAYEAADGRAHQYSFWDYQGGAWQKDHGIRIDHLLLSPQAADRLQGVEIYKKARELEKPSDHVPVIAELAD from the coding sequence ATGAAAATCGCGACCTGGAACGTCAATTCAATCAAGGCCCGCATGGCCACCGTGATCGAGGTCCTGAAGGCTATCGACGCAGATGTCGTGTGCCTGCAGGAAATCAAATGCGAGACCGATAATTTCCCGTATCTGGAGATCGAGGAGCTTGGCTATAATTGTGCGGTTCATGGCCAGAAGAGCTATAATGGCGTCGCCCTCCTGTCCCGGTATCCGCTTGAGGATGTCATCACCGGCCTGCCGGGCAATGAAAATGACGACCAGGCCCGGTATATAGAAGCCCTCATTCTCGCGGACCGGCCCGTTCGCGTGGGCGGTTTGTACCTGCCCAATGGCAACCCTGCGCCGGGCGACAAATACGACTACAAGCTGAACTGGATGAAGCATCTCAAGGCGCATGCCGAGGCCCAGTTAAAGCTTGAAGAGTCCTTCGTGCTGGCAGGCGACTATAACGTCATTCCGCGCGATGAAGACTGCTGGGATATCGCGGTTTGGCGCGACGATGCGCTGGCACTCCAAAACACACGAGACGCCTTTAGAGAGCTCAAATGGCTGGGCCTGACTGAAGCGTATGAAGCTGCCGACGGACGCGCGCATCAATATAGTTTCTGGGACTATCAGGGGGGCGCCTGGCAGAAAGACCATGGCATCCGGATCGACCATCTTCTGCTCTCACCGCAGGCGGCTGACCGGCTGCAGGGCGTCGAGATCTACAAGAAAGCCCGGGAGCTGGAAAAACCGTCAGATCATGTGCCCGTGATCGCAGAGCTCGCAGACTGA